The nucleotide sequence TCCGCTGCAACGTCCGATTTTAGAACAACTTGCGTTCGTCGTCCACGATATCCGACCCCGATTTCGTCGCGGGCTTCTTTGTGGTCCCTCGGCGTTTGGCTCGCGATTGAGCTTTCTCGTCGAGCGACATTTCCTCGTCCTCAAAGGGCTGAGTAATGGGGTTTCCTTCCGCATCCACCCCAGAAAGCAGCTCGATTTTGCGTTCCGTCGATTTCAAAACGGTATGGCACTGCTTGAGAACCTCGATCCCACGCTGGTATTTTTCGAGTGCCGCATCCAGCCCCAATTGTCCACCTTCTAGCTGTTGGACAATTTGTTGCAGCTCGGCCAGGCCTTCCTCGAACTTCGGAGCTGGCTGATCTTCGTTCGTCTTCTTTGCCAAAATGACATTCC is from Bremerella sp. JC817 and encodes:
- the xseB gene encoding exodeoxyribonuclease VII small subunit, with translation MAKKTNEDQPAPKFEEGLAELQQIVQQLEGGQLGLDAALEKYQRGIEVLKQCHTVLKSTERKIELLSGVDAEGNPITQPFEDEEMSLDEKAQSRAKRRGTTKKPATKSGSDIVDDERKLF